One Micromonospora eburnea genomic region harbors:
- a CDS encoding DUF952 domain-containing protein, protein MIYKILGSDEWERARATGHFAGTAMDQQDGFVHLSAADQVVETARRFFAGVTGLTVLAVDPDRLGDALRWEASRGGTLFPHLYAALPVDAVVAAHPLPADRPAADAVAELLD, encoded by the coding sequence GTGATCTACAAGATTCTGGGCAGCGACGAGTGGGAGCGGGCGCGGGCGACAGGGCATTTCGCCGGCACCGCGATGGATCAGCAGGACGGGTTCGTCCACCTCTCCGCCGCCGACCAGGTGGTGGAGACGGCCCGCCGGTTCTTCGCCGGGGTCACCGGTCTCACCGTGCTGGCGGTGGATCCCGACCGGCTCGGCGACGCGCTGCGTTGGGAGGCGTCCCGGGGCGGGACACTCTTCCCGCACCTGTACGCGGCGCTGCCGGTCGACGCGGTGGTGGCGGCGCACCCGCTGCCGGCGGACCGACCCGCCGCCGACGCGGTGGCGGAACTGCTGGACTGA